The following coding sequences are from one Sardina pilchardus chromosome 16, fSarPil1.1, whole genome shotgun sequence window:
- the gcnt4a gene encoding beta-1,3-galactosyl-O-glycosyl-glycoprotein beta-1,6-N-acetylglucosaminyltransferase 4, with translation MLRRWSVLKKLKKKCLIFSFSILVVCVLKLVHIKVVEKNTFYIEPYGITSVPINSQADKPDIDCSAVYQLDPVEIGKSLEIRRKVIVDLEDETIVKLTADCPRYIEARGYNDITASEEERQFPLAYSLVVHKNIPMVERILRAIYAPHNVYCIHYDQKSSKSFIAAVRSLVKCFPNVFVASQLESVQYAHVTRLKADLNCLSDLLHSSTQWRYVINLCGQDFPLKSNYELVSELKKLNGANMLETSRPSDLKKKRFQFQHELKDVPYEYQKIPVRTTRAKDSPPHGIEMFIGSAYFVLSRDFASYATGSQLALDFLAWSVDTYSPDEHFWASLVRVPEAPGAIARSQPDVTDLMSKTRLVKWSYLEGNLYPACTGTHLRSVCIFGAAELRWLLNDGHWFANKFDPKVDPILIKCLEEKLEEKRQHWAKLAS, from the coding sequence ATGCTAAGAAGATGGTCTGTCCTAAAGAAGTTGAAAAAGAAATGCCTcatcttttctttctccatACTGGTTGTGTGCGTACTGAAGCTCGTCCACATCAAGGTAGTGGAAAAGAACACCTTTTACATTGAGCCTTATGGAATTACTTCCGTCCCCATAAACAGCCAGGCTGACAAGCCTGACATTGACTGCTCAGCCGTATATCAGCTTGATCCAGTGGAAATTGGCAAGTCTTTAGAGATACGGCGGAAAGTTATAGTGGACTTGGAGGATGAGACTATTGTCAAGTTGACAGCAGACTGTCCGAGGTACATAGAGGCAAGGGGCTACAATGACATAACTGCttcggaggaggagaggcagttTCCACTCGCCTACTCCTTAGTTGTACATAAGAACATTCCCATGGTAGAGAGGATCCTGCGTGCTATCTATGCCCCCCATAACGTCTACTGTATCCATTATGACCAGAAGTCTTCCAAGTCCTTCATCGCTGCAGTGAGGAGTCTCGTGAAGTGCTTTCCAAATGTATTCGTCGCTAGTCAATTGGAGTCTGTGCAGTATGCCCATGTGACGAGGCTAAAGGCAGACCTCAACTGTCTGTCAGACCTGCTCCATTCCTCGACCCAGTGGAGGTATGTCATCAATCTTTGTGGGCAAGATTTCCCGTTAAAGTCTAATTACGAGCTTGTGTCCGAATTGAAGAAGCTTAACGGCGCGAACATGCTGGAGACGAGCCGGCCCAGCGACCTGAAAAAGAAGCGTTTCCAGTTCCAGCACGAGCTGAAGGACGTGCCTTATGAGTACCAGAAGATCCCGGTGAGAACCACGCGCGCCAAAGACTCTCCTCCCCACGGCATCGAGATGTTCATCGGCAGCGCGTACTTCGTGCTGTCCCGGGACTTTGCGAGTTACGCCACGGGCAGCCAGCTGGCACTGGACTTCCTGGCGTGGTCGGTGGACACGTACTCCCCGGACGAGCACTTCTGGGCCTCTCTGGTGAGGGTGCCCGAGGCGCCCGGCGCCATCGCCCGGTCGCAGCCCGACGTGACGGACCTGATGAGCAAGACGCGGCTGGTCAAGTGGAGCTACCTGGAGGGGAACCTGTACCCGGCGTGCACCGGCACTCACCTGCGGAGCGTCTGCATCTTCGGGGCGGCCGAGCTGCGCTGGCTCCTCAACGACGGACACTGGTTCGCCAACAAGTTTGACCCCAAAGTGGACCCCATCCTCATCAAATGTCTGGAGGAGAAGCTTGAGGAAAAGAGACAACACTGGGCTAAGTTAGCATCTTAA